Below is a genomic region from Lutra lutra chromosome 18, mLutLut1.2, whole genome shotgun sequence.
gtgcacacagtTAACACGCCGCATGTACTGCATGCCACGGGAtagcagggctggggcagggccacCGTAATCACCCTCCTCTTTCTGCAGAAAAGTGCCCTCCTACCACTGGAGGTCAGGGTTTGCTACCAAATGAACTTGCCGCAAACCTGAAAAACAGATCTTCCCGTTTTTAGAGTTTGGTGGGTTTCAGAGTTGGGAGTTAGGGGCTGCAGGCCTGGGGTGTATTGtgatggggtgaggggcagggcctTCTGTTTGCACAGTTGTAAAGCTGATGGTTACGGGCCACGGTGTAGAAGAATCCAGGCAGGTTTTGGGCTCCCCGTGGCAGAGGCCACGGAGGACCTGACCGgcaaggtggtggtggtggccccATATTCCGCCCCTGCGCCCCACGAGGCTCAGTCGTCCAGGCCTGTCTCTCCCCTGGGCAGTCCCTTCCAGCTTCAGCATTAactgccttttcctctcttcgGTGTATTTTTATTGTTCCGTCTGGTGCCCACAGTGGGGAGTCGAGCTCTAAAGGTCAGCTGAGGTCACCCACGAGGGCAGCAGGGGTAGTGGGTACATTCAACGGGCAAGGAGAGAACCACGAGCTACTTTACTCTCGATTTAGACCAGCCACCCCGCTGGCTTTGTCCACTGGAAACATCTTGACACCACCTCTGTGTGTGACACCGTGTGCCTCTGCTCCCCGCTGCCCCCACGCAACCCTGCAGCCGTCACGCCCACCCCCACCCGTCCGAAGAGGGTGCTCTTTTGTGTTGCCTCCTTCATTTTCATACTGTTGCAACTTTTCTGTCAAATCTTTCTATGGacagaaataaagtaaaagaggGAATCAAGGATTGTAGCAAGACAGAGTATAAATACTGGCTTTTGACTGTCATCACGTCGTTCTGGGACCAGGTGTGGAGGAAGCTGAGGGCGTGGCCCGGGGGATGGAGCCGTGCTCGGGCCTTGGGCAGAAGCAGGTGGGCTGACGCAGCTTCCCTTCACACCAGGCCCCTGCTGCTTTGAACAACGTGGCCTTGGTGTAAGAGAGGCCTCTGTGGAACAACAGCAGACTTGGCGAAAACACATCCAGTGCTGTCCTTTGTTCTTGCCTCATTGACCTCCTGGGGAAGACAGCAACACGGTGCTGGGCACCCAGCTCAAGTGTCAGTCACCTGTCTCCCGAGAAGGGAGGTGGGTCATGCCTCGAGGGCGTGCACCCTCTGCCAGCGGCCAGGTGACCCCGCAGTGAGTGCTGGTGGTGGCCCCGGGACTGGCTGTCTATGCCATCACCTGCTGGACCCCCACCTGGTCTGGGGAGCAGCTCTGATGCCCACAGTGCATTTTCTTGATGAGCCGCCGGAGTTTGCCAGGGAAGCTCCTGTTGATGTAACGGTAGAGGAGTGGCATCACGGAGCTGCTGGAGAAGGCCAGGAATCTCGACAGGTCCTTCGCAAAGAGCAGAATCCCCAAGTGGTACCCGTCCACGGGCTTCCCCCGCAAGGCTAGCAACGTGTGCCCCAGGAGGGTCAGGTAGTGAGGTGTCCAGAGCCCAAACTGCGTGCACACGGTGGCCACCAGAAGCCTGTGCACCGAGGGCTCCAGCCTCCCCGTGTCCTGGTCAAGGGGTGTGTCTTCCTTGCGGAGCCTTGCAATGAGCACCAGCGCATAGAGGACGGCCAGGGTGGGGACCAGGAACCCAATGAACACCATGATGGCATCAGCAGCCTCTGTGTCCTGCATCTTGGAGCACTCGACGATCCTGGCCGCCACGTGGCTGCAGATGtagaagagcagggaggagaagctgGTGAGCAGGGCCCCGCCCCAGACAAAGCCGCACACGTGCCTGGTGTTGTAGACACTGGACATGTAGGTGCGGGGCAGGGCCCGCTCGATGTAGTAGTCGAGGCTGAGCAGGGCTGTGGAGTACATGGTCACCAGGGAGGAGACATTGAACAGCACCAGCAGCGTGATGTGAGCCTCGCTGCTGAAGCCCCACAGGGCCCAGCCAGAGGCCGTGGGGCCCAGCAGGTGCACGGGTGCCAGGGCGCTGAGCACCAGGCCTGCCACGGCCATGTTCACGAAGTAGACATCAGGCATGGTCATGCTGCTCTGGTCATACAGGTTGACCAGGATGAGCAGGGCATTGTAGCCCAGGCCGATGGGGACGCCGATGACCAGgtagagcagagagaagagggacagGACCAGGTGGAAGTGTTGGCAGAGGCTGTGGTCCTCAGTACCACCCGTGCCGTTGAGTGGGCCGCAACTCCACATGGCGGCGGCGGCAGGCTGGGCTGTATGGGAGAAAGCAGGAGAAGGTTACTGCCCCAGGCCTGCGAACCCCTAGAAACGCCGAGGTGGTGCAGGAAGAAAGCCTCGATCCTTAAACTAGCAGAGAATGGTCATAGACTCAGATTCTGTTCTGCGTGCGCGTGTCTCCTATGAAAGCAAAGGTGCCTCCCCACGGCTGTTTAAGTCCCGAGCTGGGCCCACAGGGTCACGAGGCTGCGATAATCTGACTGGCCATGGTGAGCCTCCCTAAGCCTGCGGCGGCAGGAATCTGAGCCATGGACGATTTACCCAGGATACTGCTGGAGAAGTTGCTCCCTGCGCGCTCTCTGGCTCCTGCTgggtccctgcttctctctgccaggAGGGGACATTCTGTaggacctcccccacccccactgtggcCTCACCCCTCTGCCTGGGCTGTGTGGCTTTCAGTCCACGTAACCCCCGCCTGCTCAGCCTCTTTACTGAAAGTGGGTTAGAAAGACAGGTGACTGTGGAGCCCGTCACCCAGGGTGGCACCCGCACAGCACTCACGTTCCCGCACAGCCGGGACACATGCCAACAGGGGCCTTCCTGAGACAGGGTGACCCTCCACAGCCCCCCGGGTGAGGAGAGCAGCCTCTCTGCCTAGCACGCAGGCCACAGCCTTGCCCAGACCCTTCTCGGCATGCGTGGGAATCATGTACACCTTCCACACCCATGTCTGTGGTCTGGTGGCCCAAGACCCACCCTGTTTCACAGGACACCCAGGCTGCAACAGCATGCTGCACCTCCAGCCCTGGGAGCGGGTGCGGGTGTACACGTGGGAGATGTGTGGGCGGCTGCAAGACTGGTGTGTGTCACCGTGTGCGGTGAAcagagctgggaggtgggaggctgcCACGGGCTGACACGCTCATGCCTCCATCACCAGCAGGCCGTCACGGGGTCCCAGTGAGGCCACATCCACGAGAACCATCATGGAGCCTGGGGTTTCCTGGGGGACATGCTCCCTGTTGGGGCCCGGGGAGGGGGCTCTGCCCTGTCAAGTCGCCCGTGCCCATGCCAAGAGAGATAGACAGGGGTGGGCCATTGGTCCCGGCACCCTCACCCGGCCACTGAGGCAGCGCCCCGGCAAGGTGCAACCCAGCAGC
It encodes:
- the GPR146 gene encoding probable G-protein coupled receptor 146: MWSCGPLNGTGGTEDHSLCQHFHLVLSLFSLLYLVIGVPIGLGYNALLILVNLYDQSSMTMPDVYFVNMAVAGLVLSALAPVHLLGPTASGWALWGFSSEAHITLLVLFNVSSLVTMYSTALLSLDYYIERALPRTYMSSVYNTRHVCGFVWGGALLTSFSSLLFYICSHVAARIVECSKMQDTEAADAIMVFIGFLVPTLAVLYALVLIARLRKEDTPLDQDTGRLEPSVHRLLVATVCTQFGLWTPHYLTLLGHTLLALRGKPVDGYHLGILLFAKDLSRFLAFSSSSVMPLLYRYINRSFPGKLRRLIKKMHCGHQSCSPDQVGVQQVMA